A window from Halococcus salifodinae DSM 8989 encodes these proteins:
- a CDS encoding twin-arginine translocase subunit TatC translates to MSGAVDDDVRRSVARGRETLGAMLSAAQTHLQKVAIAFLIGFLGSFYALWLYVWDRLQTDLFAQLPADVAEETSVIGTTPFEVPLLQAKIALAVGGIVALPVLLYYSREALRERGYWVTVGSRWKVAAIGLIAALLFLGGVAYGYFVFFPLMFSFLAELSVRAGFQPTYSITLWAQFVFLLMLSFGLAAQLPLAMTGLSLTGIVPYETWREKWKYAIIGAFGFGALFSPPDPFTQVLWAVPIIALYALSLGLTKVVVTLQRGGSAVDAGRVLRERWRAILAVPTIVAGAIAALIVAGFGGFVNQTVVPAIPYISPSEPVFTYIGPLLGLPRDLAIAVVAGAAFVAVLVLSFAYALYRAAGSAATETGRAGDPTAIDFEPLDAAGVRAAPTEAFRGLSEQEAVAQASMATSDGEPEKARAILDRFDEAEAAAETEDESDTALDEAEHPGEPGSAPDAGNDANPVLSRTTGVVDAFTTEETTEEDVGGYYYDIAFVLDSLRSRAFLLLAIFMSVLAGTFLWFLGNLPGQSAPGIDQIRGDFLGRLPATVRPEQVGIVELHPTEGLVFAIKLSTLFAALAVLPLLLYYAWPALRERGITAGDRRVLIVWAGALFVSLIGGIAVGYTTIAPAVISWLAGDAIGAGMVVSYRISAAGWLVFFTTAGIGLLALVPVTMVLFHRGGLIPYRGMRNRWREVTVGVFAITAYVSPRGVFMMFILGIPIMLCYGLGLGLLWLYTLGGRRASWGEEPGESAD, encoded by the coding sequence ATGTCGGGAGCCGTCGACGACGATGTCCGCCGATCGGTCGCACGCGGCCGGGAGACGCTCGGGGCGATGCTGTCGGCCGCCCAGACTCATCTCCAGAAGGTCGCGATCGCCTTCCTGATCGGGTTTCTCGGCTCGTTTTACGCGCTCTGGCTCTACGTCTGGGATCGCCTGCAGACGGATCTCTTCGCGCAACTTCCGGCCGATGTCGCCGAGGAGACCTCGGTCATCGGCACCACCCCGTTCGAAGTGCCGCTGTTGCAGGCGAAGATCGCACTCGCGGTCGGCGGGATCGTGGCGCTGCCCGTTCTGCTCTACTACTCGCGCGAGGCGCTCCGCGAGCGCGGCTACTGGGTCACGGTCGGCTCGCGCTGGAAAGTGGCTGCCATCGGGCTGATCGCTGCGCTGCTCTTTCTCGGTGGCGTCGCCTACGGCTACTTCGTGTTCTTCCCGTTGATGTTCTCGTTCCTCGCGGAGCTTTCGGTCCGGGCCGGCTTCCAGCCCACCTACTCGATCACGCTCTGGGCGCAGTTCGTCTTCCTGCTCATGCTCTCCTTCGGGCTCGCCGCCCAGCTCCCGCTCGCGATGACCGGCCTCTCGCTCACCGGTATCGTCCCCTACGAGACGTGGCGTGAGAAGTGGAAGTACGCCATCATCGGCGCGTTCGGCTTCGGTGCGCTGTTCTCGCCACCGGATCCCTTCACGCAGGTGCTCTGGGCGGTACCGATCATCGCGCTCTACGCGCTCAGTCTCGGTCTCACCAAGGTCGTGGTGACGCTCCAGCGCGGCGGCAGCGCGGTCGACGCGGGGCGGGTGCTCAGGGAGCGCTGGCGCGCGATCCTCGCGGTTCCGACGATCGTGGCGGGCGCGATCGCCGCCCTGATCGTCGCCGGTTTCGGCGGGTTCGTCAACCAAACCGTGGTGCCGGCGATCCCCTACATCTCGCCGAGCGAGCCGGTGTTCACGTACATCGGCCCGCTGCTCGGGCTGCCGCGCGATCTCGCGATCGCCGTCGTCGCGGGAGCGGCGTTCGTCGCCGTTCTCGTGCTCTCGTTCGCGTACGCGCTCTACCGCGCCGCCGGCAGCGCCGCGACGGAGACCGGCCGAGCCGGTGATCCGACCGCGATCGATTTCGAACCCCTCGACGCGGCTGGCGTTCGGGCCGCCCCGACCGAGGCGTTTCGCGGTCTGAGCGAACAGGAGGCGGTCGCTCAGGCCAGTATGGCGACGAGCGACGGCGAACCCGAGAAGGCCCGGGCGATCCTCGATCGGTTCGACGAGGCGGAAGCAGCCGCGGAGACGGAGGATGAGTCCGACACGGCCCTCGACGAAGCCGAACATCCGGGCGAACCTGGTTCGGCACCCGATGCGGGGAACGACGCGAACCCGGTGTTGAGCCGCACGACGGGCGTCGTGGACGCGTTCACCACCGAAGAGACGACCGAGGAGGACGTCGGCGGGTACTACTACGACATCGCGTTCGTGCTCGACAGCCTCCGATCGCGGGCGTTCTTGTTGCTCGCGATCTTCATGTCGGTGCTCGCCGGGACCTTCCTCTGGTTCCTCGGGAACCTCCCCGGGCAGTCGGCTCCCGGGATCGACCAGATCCGTGGGGACTTCCTCGGCCGGCTGCCCGCAACCGTTCGTCCCGAGCAGGTGGGGATCGTCGAACTCCATCCGACCGAGGGGCTCGTCTTCGCGATCAAGCTGAGTACGCTGTTCGCGGCGCTCGCGGTCCTGCCGCTCCTGCTCTACTACGCGTGGCCGGCGTTGCGCGAGCGCGGGATCACGGCCGGCGACCGGCGCGTGCTCATCGTCTGGGCCGGCGCGCTGTTCGTCAGTCTCATCGGGGGGATCGCCGTCGGCTACACCACGATCGCGCCCGCGGTGATCTCGTGGCTCGCTGGCGACGCCATCGGTGCGGGGATGGTGGTATCCTACCGCATCTCGGCCGCCGGCTGGCTGGTCTTCTTCACCACTGCCGGGATCGGGCTGCTCGCGCTCGTTCCGGTGACGATGGTGCTGTTCCATCGCGGTGGCCTGATCCCCTATCGGGGAATGCGCAATCGGTGGCGCGAGGTCACGGTCGGCGTGTTCGCGATCACCGCCTACGTCTCGCCACGCGGCGTGTTCATGATGTTCATCCTCGGGATCCCGATCATGCTGTGTTACGGGCTGGGGCTCGGCTTGCTCTGGCTCTACACCCTCGGCGGCCGGCGCGCCTCGTGGGGCGAGGAGCCGGGCGAGAGCGCCGACTGA